atggtatcagagcccgaTCCGCACATACTCAACCCAATCCANGTCGGCCCAGCCCAATAGTTGGCCCGCCGATTCATGTCCGAACATATCGAGATTGATGCCTAAAAGAagcc
This genomic window from Camelina sativa cultivar DH55 unplaced genomic scaffold, Cs unpScaffold11485, whole genome shotgun sequence contains:
- the LOC109131989 gene encoding uncharacterized protein LOC109131989, with translation LGINLDMFGHESAGQLLGWADXDWVEYVRIGL